One Propionispora hippei DSM 15287 genomic region harbors:
- a CDS encoding SDR family NAD(P)-dependent oxidoreductase encodes MLMRTDKPLSGKVALVTGGARGLGKAFALRLAKLGAAVMVSDRDLSGGAYAQAELTVEQELDTLQAGYDLYQGDLTKEDEVKDLFAALETRFGRLDILVNNIGGTAGPATATECAKDIWDKTVAMNLTTTFLCSKYAAVPMKRQQSGKIINIASVEGLVPLFIYHAHYQAAKAGVISLTRSLALELAVYGITVNAVAPGCIGTEKWVKHYKPLIPDIVNQIPLGRLGSLEDCAKVIEFLATDLSDYMTGEVIKIDGGMINLNPSVVGRPTYEVRL; translated from the coding sequence ATGCTTATGCGAACGGATAAGCCGCTGTCAGGAAAAGTTGCTTTGGTGACCGGTGGGGCAAGAGGTTTGGGCAAAGCCTTTGCCTTGCGGCTGGCAAAGCTGGGAGCCGCCGTCATGGTCAGCGACCGGGATTTGAGCGGCGGTGCCTATGCGCAGGCCGAGCTGACCGTGGAGCAGGAACTGGACACGCTGCAGGCTGGCTACGATCTGTACCAGGGCGATCTTACCAAGGAAGATGAGGTTAAGGACTTATTTGCTGCGTTGGAGACCAGGTTTGGCCGTCTGGATATTTTGGTGAATAATATCGGCGGTACGGCAGGGCCGGCTACCGCTACCGAATGTGCCAAGGATATCTGGGATAAGACGGTGGCGATGAATTTGACGACTACCTTCCTTTGCAGTAAATACGCTGCGGTGCCGATGAAAAGGCAGCAGTCCGGCAAAATTATCAATATTGCTTCCGTCGAAGGCCTGGTGCCCTTATTTATTTATCACGCTCATTATCAAGCCGCCAAGGCCGGTGTCATTTCACTTACCCGATCGCTGGCGTTGGAACTGGCTGTTTATGGCATCACTGTTAATGCGGTGGCGCCAGGCTGCATTGGCACGGAAAAGTGGGTTAAGCATTATAAACCGCTCATTCCGGATATTGTCAATCAGATTCCTTTGGGACGGCTGGGTTCGCTGGAAGACTGCGCGAAGGTGATTGAGTTTTTGGCTACCGATTTGTCTGATTATATGACAGGCGAGGTTATCAAAATTGACGGGGGCATGATTAACTTAAATCCGTCGGTGGTGGGCAGACCCACCTATGAGGTGCGGCTGTAG